The Candidatus Methylomirabilota bacterium genome includes the window CGTGGTGGCCGGTGGGATTATACAGTTCGGCGGCTGGGGCCTGATCGACCCGCTCCTGAGTGTTGCGATCGGGCTGCTGGTGCTGGTCGGCTGCTGGGATATCGTGGCGGAGACCGTGAATGTGTTAATGGAGGGCGTCCCGCGCGGGGTCCAGATGGATCGCCTGTTGCGGGCCGTGCGCAGCTTCCCGGAGGTCAAGGATGTGCACGACCTGCACGTCTGGAGCCTCAGCTCGCATGTCTATGCCATGAGCTGCCACCTGCAGGTGGCTGATCTGCAGGGGAGCTACGGCGATCGACTGCTCGACCGGATCAACCAGATGCTGAAGGAACGCTTCGGTATCGCCCACACCACATTTCAGATCGAGGCCGACGCCTGCACGCTCGAGCAGGCCTGCGCCCTCAATTCGAAGGGACCTACAACCGCTCTTCAGCCGCGCTAAGGCCCATTAGTTCGCCTTGTGGTTGTCTTGCTCCCGTCGGATTGCGGCCGCGCCCTTAGGTATGTACGCCTGTCCCGCCTGGTCATTGCGAGCGACCAACGGGAGCGCGGCAATCTCACTGTCGTTGTTCTGAAGAACTGTGAGATTGCTTCGGCTCCGCCTCGCAATGACTCGGAAAGCGCTTAAGGCCTTGTCAATTGCTCCCCTCTCGCGCTACGGGTGTGTTCTGCAGTCCGGTGGCATCAAGCCAGTTTTCGATCTGTTCCTCGATCCAGCGTGTGAAGTGTGGATGCGACGCGATACCCTGGTCGTTTAGGGTGTAGTCGAGGCCGGAGAGCAATTTCCGGTATGGGCCGGCCCCGGCGATTCGGTTCGAGATGACAAGAACCCGCCCGCCCTCTCTTTGCGTTTGTTCGATTGTTTTCCGAACCTCCGCCACGGCGCGCTTGCTCTTCTCCGGCCAGTCCTCGCGCACGGTGGCGACCTTGATGGCCTTGAACTTCGCGGGGGCCTTTTTTCGAATAAACTCGGCCCGCTTCTCCAGTTGCTCGATCCAGAACCGTTCATCCTCGTCGTCGCCGGAACCGTGGGCCAGGAGGATCACCGTCTCCCGATCCGGGGCCTGGCTCACCTCGAGGGTGCGCTGCAGGAGGATCACGGCGATTAGGGGGTGGTCACCGAACCCGCCACTCGTGGACAGTATCGCCCCGCTCCTGATGCGGGACGGCCCGCTCTTCTCGTTGTGACTGTGGCTCACAGCGCCCATTGTGCTTCTGAGGCCCAGAACGAACTCGGTCTCCGCCTGGAAGCTCTGCGGGAGGTCGTAGAGTCGGAGGACGTGGATCCTTCTGGCGCCCCGCGCCTCGACCTTATCGATGGCCGCCTGGAGGGTGTCGTCATCGGCCATCCCGAAGGCCACCTCGATGTTGTACCTCTGTCGCAGCGGCTCAACAGCAGAAAGAATCCGCGCATTGTAGTATTCACCCGCGCCGTGCGCCATGACGACAATGCCAACCTCCTCCCTGCGAAGCGGGAGGTAGTGGCTGGCCGTTTTGCGAAGCCAGCGTAACACGAGAGGATCGGGGAGGAGTTCCCGGCCATCGTAGGCGCCGGCGCCGCCGCTCAGCAGCGACTCGATCTTTTGGCTCAGCCGCATCGATCCGGTGTGCTTGTACCCCAGATGGAAGGGGACCACCAGCGTGCGGAGGTCGGTCTTCTTGATCGCCCTCACGATGGTTGTCTCGGCCAGCGCGTTCCCCTGATCTCTGACGGCATCGGGGGCCTGGCCGGCGTACAAGATCGCGATGGACATATCAGCCAGGTGAAGGGTCTTCTTGACCTCGGCCGCAAGGCGCTCCAGCTCGCGGGTCATTGCGTCAGCTTCCTCCGGCGAGGTCGCCCCAAAACCGATCACGACGAGCCGCTCTTTACTCGGCTCCTTTGAGAGGGTTCTGACGCGGTCTTCGAGGATCTGCTGAGCCGGCGAGCTTCCACCAAACACCGGCGCAATCCGGATCTTGGCGCTCGCCAGGATCTCCCTGGCCTTTTTCAGGTGGGGATCTGCTTCAGAGACGACAAAAGGAATCAGCACGATCTCCGTTGCTCCCTCGCGCTGCATCTCAGCAACGGCGCCCTCCAGTGTCGCGCGGACATCTCGCTGGTAGTCCTCGGACAGGGAAATAAAGACCAGGCGGGTGAGGTGCGAGTTGTCGAATTCGGCCCACGCGGTCTTGATCTCTTCGTTGCCAAGATACCCGCGATCAGGGGCGATCACCAGAAAGCCTGGTGAGGGTAGGGTAGCGAGGGCGGAGGACTCGAGTCCAATAGCTATCGCCACCACAATCCACACTGTAAAGGTCCGAGTCAGCGTATGCATGTATCTCCTTCTCCTCCTTCTCCTCAGTTCAGATATTTAGAATCTCCACTCCAACCCCAGCAGAAACGTGCGCCCGGCCTCTTCCACCTTACGGCTCGTTGTGCCGTCGGCCGCCTTCTCTCGCTCGATTCGCTTCTCATCGGTCACGTTCTCGGCCTCAAAGAACAAAGCGACATTTTTGTAGACGCGCTGATGGACGGCCACGTCAACGGTAGAGGAGGGTTTGATCGCCCTCACGCCCCCCTCCGGCTTGAATTCCTTACGTCGTCCGATGTGGTTCCACGCGATGGATGCCGTTGTCCCCAAAGAGGCGAGGGTATAATCCATCCCTGCGTTCGCGATGACGCGCGGCTGATCTTTGAACCGTCGCTTCCGCCCACTCTTGTCCCGCACTGCCGACTCCAGGAACGTCTGGTTGGCCCAGAGCATGAAGCCTCCGAGAACGTCGAGGCCGGTCACGCTGAGGTCGAGCCGCTGCTCGATCTCGGCGCCGCGGGTCCACCCGTCACCGACGTTCTGGACCCGGAAGACATCCTTGCCCTCCTTGTCAATACCTGTATCCACTTCCTCGATGACGTCAGAGATCCGCTTGTAAAACAGGTTCACGCCTAAAAAGAGCCGCGCAGTGGCGAACTCTCCGCCGGCGTCGAAATTCCACGATTTGGCGGGGTCGAGGTTGGGATTGCCGACCGTGATTTTTTTTCCATCGTCCTGCTCGAATGGCGACAGCTCGTCGAACTTGGGGCGATTGACCGCTCGGGAGACGGCCGCCCGGAGGCTCAGGTCGTCCCGGAAGCGGTAGAGGAGGTGGACCGACGGATTCGTGTCGGTGACGCTCCTGCTGCCGCGGGTATCGTCGCCGGCGCGGGAGTCGAGGCTCACATGCTCAAGCCGGACGCCGGGGAGCACGCTGATCCGGTCGGTCAGCCACACGGTGTCTTGGATAAAGGCGGCGAAGTAGTCCTCTAAAAGGTCGTATTTGTCCTTCGGCTTGGTCGTATCCTTGCGTTTGCCCGCCTTGTCGATCTCCAGGGCATCCTTGTCCCGAAACCGGTCCCGGGATCGAAAGGCGCCGCCGAACTTCAGCTCCTGTCGCAGGCCGATGACGAACGGCACGGCGACCGACGTGGAGACGTTCCACGTCCGGTCCTCCTTCCGTTCCGACTCGACGGTGGTCTTGTCGACGGCAAATACGCCGGCGCTCTCCTTGAAGGCCAGCTTGTCCTTATCTTTGTCCTCTTCGGTCAGGTAATAGCCGACCAGCGTCTCCCAGGTAAGGCCGCTCGCGAAGGTATGCCGGTGACCCAGCCCGATCCCCCAAGTCTGTGCCGAGGAGACCTCTTCCTCTTGTTCCTTCGTCGAGGCCTTGCTGGGATCCCGTACGATTTTGGTCTTCTGCTTGTCCTTGTCGAGATCGAGGAGGAGCGGCTTCAGGTGGAGCTCGCCCGGACCGTAGAACAACCCCAGGTCCAGATTGAAATTTTTAGAGACCTGATCCTCGGAGTCGTCTTCGACCTCGGTTTTGCCCGTCGAGAACAGCTTCTGCTTGGGGCGCTCGAAGGCGTTGTCGAGGTAATCGAAGGCACCCATAATTCCAAACCACGAGCTGGGGCGGTAGCCGAACCCGAGCGCGGCGTTCAGGATCTCCCCGTCCAGATCGCCTCGGCCGCCTGCACCCACACGCCCCTCCACCGTCGGCTCCACCGGGATCGGACGGGTGTGGATATCGATGCGTCCGGCAAGTCCGTCGCTCTCGAATTCCGCTGTCGGATTCCGAATGATGCGAATGCGATCGAGCATGAACGAGGGGATCCGGTTGACCTGAAATTCGCGTTTCTCGCCGCCACCGGGCAACTGAACCCCGTCCACCTGAATACGCGTGAATTCTTTGTCGAGCCCACGCAGGCGGACGTCGTTTCGCTCTCCCGGTGGACCCTCAAGATAGAGACCGGGCATCCTTTGAAGCACGTCGCCGGCCCGCCGGTTGTTCCGGATCGTGAACTCCTCACGGGAGGTTTCGGCCTGTGGCACCGGATCGACCAGACGCCTTCTTTCCGAGATTGCCGTCTCATCGACAACCACCTCCGGCAGGCGGAGGCTCTGTCTCTGCTCGAGCGTGTCGAGCTCGGCTGGCTGAGCCAGCGCCGGCCCCCCGTGGAGAACTGCCAGAAACAATGCGATCGCCGCGCAGCCACGACCACCGTTTCCCCGTTGAAGCCGAAGCCTTCTCCGCCTTGCCAACGTCGGATAGATCCACAGATAGAGTCCCGTGCCGACGAAGAGAACGAAGCCGATCGCCGTGATGTCATAGAGCAGCCAGAGCCGGTCGGCGAACAGCTTCCCTGTATGGAGGTCGGTCAGATATTTATCCAGCGCCATTCGCGGTATCGCGGCCGTGGCCAGAAGCGCCAATTGCTTACCGCCCAATTCACTCACTTCGCCCGATGTCTGGTTGTAGCGATAGAGGCCGTTGTGCGTGCCAACGAGTACCGTCTCCTGATGCCCGGGAGCAAAGGCAATGGCCACGACGTGGCGGGACTTCTCATCGATGGGGAGCACGGCGCTGACATCTTCCCAGTGCGCCCCACCATCGCGCGAGCGGTAGAGGCCGTTCTGCGTTCCCATCCAGACGGACCGCGGATGCAACAGCGATAATTGGAGGGTTCGCACTTCCAGCTTCTTGCCCCCACCTAGCGGCCCGTCCTTGATCGGTGCCCAGGTGCGCCCGCGGTCCAGGCTCTGGAAAAGCCCCCAGCGCGTTCCGGCCAGCCACCTCTCGTCGGTTGCAAGCAACGCGGTAACTTCCACGCCATCGAGGTCGCCTCCCGCTCGCGCCCACCTGCTCTCCTGTTGCATCATTAACCCGGCCTTGGTTCCGGTGAGCAGGGCGCTCTCGGTCAGTTCCTTCGTCCCAACGGCTACGGCCTTGATCTCTCTCGCCTTTTCCGCCATCTCTCGTGCGTACCAGCTCGGGATGAGAGCGCCCGACACCTCGGTCGTCCTCAGGATCGACGCAAGATCCTTCTTGTGTACGAGGACCAGCCCCGTCACACCGATGACGGTGACGAACACGGCCAGCACGACACCGACCCACGTGTGGACTTTCCGATTCAGCGTGATGAAACTCATCTGGACATGACCTCACCGGTCGAGATGCGTTGAGGTTGCTCGGCTTGTCCACAACATTGCAGGCATGGGGGGTGAGGCGCGCGTCCTGACGTCTCATCGAATGTGGGGACCGACGTTTCCCGGTATTGAGCGCCGGCGACCCGACATCCGTGCTTGACCCACATACGAGTCTCCTTTCTTCCCGGATGCATCCGGGGATCAGGTGGCTCGCTGCCAGGAGTCGGACGTCGGCTCCGTGGTGGCTGGCTGGTTAACCCGAGGTTTTACTTCGTGAGGATCAATTTCCCATTGCGCGTGATACGCAAGACGTACTCCTGTCCCTCGTGAATGATCACAAGCTCCCGATCGCGCTGGAACAGCGTCGCGCTCTCGATTTTCCGTCGGCAATGCACCGGCGGGGACGAGGCCGCCAGGCGATCAGTCCTGTGTGCGGACGGCGCCTGTTTCATCATGGTCGTATCACTCTGTGCATCGATCATCTACAACTCTTGGCTGGCATGCCCGGTCACCTCAACATGAACCGGACCGGCAGCGTCACCCACACGGCGACCGGCCGGTTCCCCTGTCGGGCGGGCTCAAACCGCCACTTCTTCACCGCCTCCAGGGCTGCCCGGTCCAGGTCTCGGTGCCCGGCGGACCGCTCTATCAGGGCCTTATCGACCGTACCATCGGCCCGGATTTCGAACCTGAGGAGGCTTACGCCCTCGATCCCCTCTCGCCGCGCCGAATCCGGATACCGGGGCCTGATCTGATAGCCCCCCAGAGGCCGAGCGAGCCGGGTTGGACCTCCCGCCCCTCCTCCAGGTCCCTCGCCGCCGGCTCCCGGGTTGATCCCTGTCACCTTCTCTGCTCCGCCGGTCCTGCCCAGGCCCAGACCGTTGTTCCCCGCGCCTCCGCTACCTCCGCCGTTTCCGGTTCCAGGCATGGCCACAACGTCTCCCTTCGGCGATAGGCTTCCGGCCCCCGCTTCCCCGCCTTCAACCGGCGTCACAGGGTTCCTTTCGGCCGGGGAGGTCGGTCCGAGCAGGTTGCCTTGACGACCCGTCGTATTGATGGCCGGCAGGGGAAGGAGGGGGCCGGGCTCCAGCTTGGCCGGCGTCTTGGTCTCGGCAGAGGGAAGGGGTCCGGGAGGAAGCTCTTTCGCCTCACGGGGATAGTCCATGGGCACCGGGAACGAGGGGACCGCTACCGGCTCCTCAATCGAGGGGAGCTTCGAAGCAGACTCAGCCGTGTCGGCTACAGGTCGCTCCTTCAGGCGCGGCGGCGTGATGTGCTCTGACGCTTTCGGCCTGGCCATCTCTTTTTGTGGTGAGGGGGGAGGCAGCGGGAGCGAAGGAGCCGTGGTTATCACCTCAATCGGAATAAGCTCCGTCGGCAGCGACCGGTCGCTCAGCTCGATCAGGCGCGGGATAGAGGCGAGGCCTGCCATATGGACCAGGACCGAGGTGACTAAGGGATATGTGAAGAGTTTCGATCGTATTGTCATCTCTGTGCTCCTGCAGGCTTCACGGCGATGGCGAGACGGCCGACGCCCGCCCCGCGCGCCGCATCCATAGCCTCCACGACGCGCCCGTGGGGGACGCCCTCGTCTGCATTGAGGATGATGGCCAGGTTGGGATTGTTGGCCAGAAGGGCTTTGAGAGCGTCCGGGAGCGCCTCCAACGAGATCGATTGCTTGTTCAAATAGAGTCGCCCCTCCTGGGTCACCGTCAGCGAGGCGTGCTCCTGCAGGGCGTGCTGGCCGCTTGCGGCAGTGGGGAGGTTGACGGGCATCCCCCGGTAGACGGCCATGGAAAGAGACGCCATCATGAAAAAGACCAGGAGGAAGAAGACCGTATCGATCATCGGGATGATTTCGATGCGCGCTTTCTGGGGTGCGTGGCGAAGAAGCTTCACGACCGATCTTCCTTCAACATCAACTCGAGTCGAGAGCCGTAGTGCTCTATTTCGCCGAGGGTTCGCTCGATTCTTGCGGAGAAGTAGTTATAGGGGACGAGGGTGGCGATGGCGATCCCGAGGCCCGTGGCGGTCGCAATGAGAGCCTCGGCGACGCCGCCGGTGATGGCGTTGGGTTGGTTGATGCCACTGGACGCCATAACCCCGAAAGCGCTGATCATGCCGGTAACGGTGCCGAGCAGCCCCAGCAGCGGCGAGAGGGTGATCACGGTATCGAGGATCGGCAGGTGCCTCCGCAATCGGGCCAGTTCCCTGTGAACAGCAGCCTCCATCGCCAGCGTGGCGGAAGGGTTTTTGTGGCAGATCCCCGCTGCCAGGACCCGCGCGATCGGGGAAGGAGAAGCCTCGCCAAGACGGATCGCATCTTCCCAGTGAGCCCTCGCCGCCAGTTGCAGCGTCCGATCGGCATCCGCGGAAGAGCGGCGTTGCCACCAGAACCACCCCCGCTCGATGATCACAGCGAGGGACAGTACGGAACAGCAGAGCAGGGGGATCATCACCGGCCCCCCTTTGATGAGCACAGCAACCAACGCGGACACCTTTTTCCCCTCCTTGATCTCTTTAGTTAGCCCTTCCGACCCAGGATCTCCTTGATGAAGATCCGAAGTTTCTTGAGAGCCGCCTTATCCCGACTGGCAGCTAGGGTTGTCACGAGGCCAATAACCTCCTGGGCCTCTGAACACCGTTCGGACGACCCCAGAGGGAACTGGAACAGGTCTTCGACTCGAACGTCTAGGGCGGAGGCGATCTTTTGAAGTGTCTTTAATGTGGGATTACATCGCCCCGCTTCGATGCGCTGAAGGTATTTGTAGTTCAGACTCTTCGCCTCTACCGCGTCCTGGCGAAGCCCGCGCGCTGATCGAAGGGCCCTGAGCCTTTTGCCCAGTAAGACCTGAACAGTTGGAGGTAGTCTCTCGGAACCGATCTGC containing:
- a CDS encoding MotA/TolQ/ExbB proton channel family protein, whose protein sequence is MSALVAVLIKGGPVMIPLLCCSVLSLAVIIERGWFWWQRRSSADADRTLQLAARAHWEDAIRLGEASPSPIARVLAAGICHKNPSATLAMEAAVHRELARLRRHLPILDTVITLSPLLGLLGTVTGMISAFGVMASSGINQPNAITGGVAEALIATATGLGIAIATLVPYNYFSARIERTLGEIEHYGSRLELMLKEDRS
- a CDS encoding biopolymer transporter ExbD, which codes for MKLLRHAPQKARIEIIPMIDTVFFLLVFFMMASLSMAVYRGMPVNLPTAASGQHALQEHASLTVTQEGRLYLNKQSISLEALPDALKALLANNPNLAIILNADEGVPHGRVVEAMDAARGAGVGRLAIAVKPAGAQR
- a CDS encoding hemin uptake protein HemP, translating into MMKQAPSAHRTDRLAASSPPVHCRRKIESATLFQRDRELVIIHEGQEYVLRITRNGKLILTK